The following are encoded in a window of Candidatus Fluviicola riflensis genomic DNA:
- a CDS encoding aspartate kinase produces the protein MLSIGKITEEIIGRSPFLREAMTDDLINISSLARKIKPEIEETLGKEVKEGAIVMAIKRMSPGLYHRLNLKITNIIGELGDFLVRSNLEDYTFENTESLRQKQADLVQLVNSDSDVFYTICRGVTETTIIASSSISNKISNLLINERLKSHTTDLASITVKLPAVNSEVYGVYYYILKHLAWEGLNIVEVVSTANEFTIIVKQDHVDKAFKVLMQLKRGK, from the coding sequence ATGTTATCAATTGGAAAAATAACTGAAGAAATTATCGGCCGAAGCCCTTTTTTAAGAGAGGCAATGACTGATGATCTAATCAACATCTCCTCACTGGCAAGAAAAATCAAACCTGAAATCGAAGAAACACTTGGCAAGGAAGTCAAAGAAGGCGCTATTGTAATGGCCATCAAGCGTATGTCGCCCGGGCTATATCACCGTCTTAACCTGAAAATCACCAATATTATCGGTGAATTGGGTGATTTTCTCGTTCGTAGTAACTTAGAGGACTATACTTTTGAAAACACAGAGTCTTTACGCCAGAAACAAGCCGACCTGGTTCAACTTGTCAATTCTGATTCAGACGTTTTCTACACAATTTGTCGTGGCGTCACCGAAACTACGATCATCGCTTCATCAAGCATTTCGAATAAAATCAGCAACCTGCTCATTAACGAACGCTTGAAATCTCACACAACTGATTTGGCTTCGATTACGGTAAAACTACCCGCTGTTAATTCAGAAGTTTACGGAGTCTATTATTACATTCTGAAGCATTTGGCCTGGGAAGGTTTGAACATTGTTGAAGTTGTCTCAACTGCCAATGAGTTCACTATTATTGTAAAACAAGACCATGTAGACAAAGCTTTTAAAGTGTTGATGCAATTGAAACGAGGGAAATAA
- a CDS encoding cytidylate kinase, with the protein MSELKKKITIAIDGYSSCGKSTLAKALAHTLQYVFVDSGAMYRGVCLFALRNGFIRNGVLDKQALIERLPEISLSFHKDPETGDQVLLLNDEDVSIPIRSFEISQSVSQVATIKEVRQKLVHQQQLLGQKGGIVMDGRDIGTVVFPNAELKLFLTASIEVRTQRRFDEMFNKGQEVAFETVQQNLLDRDRIDSTREESPLRQAEDAIVIDNSELTRDEQLQHVLELVKETIHQQLA; encoded by the coding sequence ATGTCGGAACTCAAAAAGAAGATCACCATTGCAATTGACGGTTATTCGTCGTGTGGAAAAAGTACACTTGCCAAAGCATTAGCCCACACGCTGCAATACGTTTTTGTCGATTCCGGAGCAATGTACCGCGGAGTTTGTTTGTTTGCCCTGCGGAACGGTTTTATCCGCAATGGTGTTTTAGATAAACAGGCATTGATCGAACGGCTTCCTGAAATTAGCCTATCCTTTCATAAAGATCCAGAAACGGGAGACCAGGTGCTTCTGCTTAATGACGAAGATGTTTCCATACCAATCCGGTCATTTGAAATCTCACAATCTGTGAGCCAGGTTGCCACAATTAAAGAAGTAAGACAAAAGTTGGTTCACCAGCAACAGCTTCTTGGGCAAAAAGGTGGAATCGTGATGGATGGCCGCGATATCGGAACGGTGGTATTTCCAAATGCAGAGCTAAAATTATTTCTCACTGCTTCAATTGAAGTTCGCACGCAACGCCGTTTTGATGAAATGTTCAACAAAGGTCAGGAAGTGGCTTTCGAAACCGTTCAGCAGAATTTACTGGACCGTGATCGCATAGACAGCACCCGCGAAGAAAGTCCACTCCGGCAGGCAGAAGATGCTATTGTAATTGACAACAGCGAGTTAACCCGCGACGAACAACTGCAGCATGTACTAGAGTTAGTTAAAGAAACCATCCACCAGCAACTCGCCTGA